The following coding sequences are from one Triticum aestivum cultivar Chinese Spring chromosome 5A, IWGSC CS RefSeq v2.1, whole genome shotgun sequence window:
- the LOC123107837 gene encoding universal stress protein PHOS34 isoform X1 — protein sequence MEEVSAEAAAMASGVGPEGATMKVVAAVDASEESLHALSWALDNVVRPHPGASLVVVHVQPRADHLAYPVAGHGLQYVPPTAVDSVRKTHEENSRRVVSVALDVCRQKQVSATAAVVEGDAKEAICRAVEDMHADLLVLGSRGLGMIKRVTSICIIKLHGSSSHALTLCLCWWCVAGRCWAA from the exons ATGGAGGAGGTGAGCGCCGAGGCCGCGGCCATGGCGAGCGGCGTCGGGCCGGAGGGCGCGACGATGAAGGTGGTGGCCGCGGTGGACGCGAGCGAGGAGAGCCTGCACGCGCTGTCGTGGGCGCTCGACAACGTCGTCCGGCCCCACCCCGGCGCGTCCCTCGTCGTCGTCCACGTCCAGCCGCGCGCCGACCACTTGGCCTACCCTGTCGCCGGGCACG GCCTACAGTACGTCCCGcccacggcggtggactccgtgaGGAAGACGCACGAGGAGAACTCCCGGCGAGTCGTGTCCGTCGCGCTCGACGTGTGCAGGCAGAAGCAGGTGAGCGccacggcggcggtggtggagggcGACGCCAAGGAGGCCATCTGCCGCGCCGTGGAGGacatgcacgccgacctcctcgtCCTCGGCAGCCGCGGCCTGGGCATGATCAAGAG AGTTACAAGCATATGCATAATAAAACTCCATGGATCATCAAGCCACGCCTTGACCCTGTGCTTGTGCTGGTGGTGTGTTGCAGGGCGTTGCTGGGCAGCGTGA
- the LOC123107837 gene encoding universal stress protein PHOS34 isoform X2: MEEVSAEAAAMASGVGPEGATMKVVAAVDASEESLHALSWALDNVVRPHPGASLVVVHVQPRADHLAYPVAGHGLQYVPPTAVDSVRKTHEENSRRVVSVALDVCRQKQVSATAAVVEGDAKEAICRAVEDMHADLLVLGSRGLGMIKRALLGSVSDYLAHHASCPVLIVKPPNKAHHK, encoded by the exons ATGGAGGAGGTGAGCGCCGAGGCCGCGGCCATGGCGAGCGGCGTCGGGCCGGAGGGCGCGACGATGAAGGTGGTGGCCGCGGTGGACGCGAGCGAGGAGAGCCTGCACGCGCTGTCGTGGGCGCTCGACAACGTCGTCCGGCCCCACCCCGGCGCGTCCCTCGTCGTCGTCCACGTCCAGCCGCGCGCCGACCACTTGGCCTACCCTGTCGCCGGGCACG GCCTACAGTACGTCCCGcccacggcggtggactccgtgaGGAAGACGCACGAGGAGAACTCCCGGCGAGTCGTGTCCGTCGCGCTCGACGTGTGCAGGCAGAAGCAGGTGAGCGccacggcggcggtggtggagggcGACGCCAAGGAGGCCATCTGCCGCGCCGTGGAGGacatgcacgccgacctcctcgtCCTCGGCAGCCGCGGCCTGGGCATGATCAAGAG GGCGTTGCTGGGCAGCGTGAGCGACTACCTCGCCCATCACGCCTCCTGCCCCGTTCTCATCGTGAAGCCGCCCAACAAGGCGCACCACAAGTGA